In one window of Phoenix dactylifera cultivar Barhee BC4 unplaced genomic scaffold, palm_55x_up_171113_PBpolish2nd_filt_p 000511F, whole genome shotgun sequence DNA:
- the LOC120106266 gene encoding L10-interacting MYB domain-containing protein-like produces the protein MSKKSQHTLAGPSTQDEKKRKAIWNEKLIEEFIDICIGEVEAGNRPGTHFNRLGWANIIKKFNEKTGNQYDYKKFKNKWDNLKANWSIWMKLVGKETGLGWDPVRNTIDAPDAWWEKKLQEIPDAAKFRERGLQHAIKLDRLFRGTSATGEGAWAPALLVQEDVEDTIEVYERLDGVNNDTFEGLGDSDEDHHMIEYKIDDVPTDNFNVNLTLASDAIQERGKKRVSSTLHDKKCKKVGGAAQLSQQLSRLIDAVEKKSTVPSKMIDKPGRSIDEVMDVVHMMPEMVAQPELLLIAAEVLLKREHREMFMALRDTNLRIEWLKRMSNLHK, from the exons ATGTCTAAGAAGAGCCAACATACCCTTGCTGGTCCATCAACCCAagatgagaagaagaggaaggccaTTTGGAATGAAAAATTGATAGAGGAGTTTATCGATATATGTATTGGTGAAGTTGAAGCTGGTAATCGCCCAGGAACACATTTCAATAGGTTAGGGTGGGCcaatataattaagaaattcaaTGAGAAGACTGGAAATCAATATGactacaaaaaatttaaaaataagtgGGATAACCTGAAAGCAAATTGGAGCATTTGGATGAAATTGGTGGGAAAGGAAACAGGACTTGGATGGGATCCTGTTAGAAATACAATAGATGCACCAGATGCATGgtgggaaaaaaaattgcag GAGATTCCTGATGCAGCTAAGTTTCGAGAACGTGGTCTACAACATGCCATAAAATTGGATAGGTTATTTAGAGGTACTAGTGCCACTGGGGAGGGGGCCTGGGCACCAGCTTTACTGGTGCAGGAGGATGTTGAGGACACAATTGAAGTATATGAGAGGTTGGATGGGGTTAATAATGATACATTTGAGGGCTTAGGTGACTCAGATGAGGACCATCATATGATTGAGTATAAAATTGATGATGTTCCCACTGATAATTTTAATGTTAACCTTACTCTTGCATCTGATGCTATccaagagagaggaaagaaaagagttAGCTCTACTTTGCATGATAAGAAATGCAAGAAGGTTGGGGGTGCTGCACAACTATCTCAGCAATTGAGTCGTCTTATTGATGCAGTGGAGAAGAAAAGTACAGTGCCATCCAAGATGATTGATAAACCTGGACGTAGTATCGATGAGGTGATGGACGTAGTGCATATGATGCCTGAGATGGTAGCACAACCTGAACTGCTTTTGATTGCTGCTGAGGTGCTCCTTAAAAGAGAACATCGAGAGATGTTTATGGCACTCCGAGATACCAATCTTCGAATTGAATGGCTCAAGCGAATGTCAAACTTACATAAGTAG